In Phlebotomus papatasi isolate M1 chromosome 1, Ppap_2.1, whole genome shotgun sequence, the following proteins share a genomic window:
- the LOC129799625 gene encoding serine/arginine repetitive matrix protein 2-like isoform X1 has protein sequence MESQVVDKIHINNSTSISLNDRFTFMQNVTGPLQRASRERSRSRSRSRSRSRTRNFGREQNIQRNNANVLGGSARSMNLIKRLTQKHNLLSEIALRRRNFRNGGGAPMRPQIANQRRNLNALKRAAKAFNVQPNGRRLSRANSLSNLATVTDQFSGGRLSRTSSMSNIANRIGQRRRGGPPNVRGGQLQRTNSQRNLRRMGSKQNINNFTPKRLQNKGAGGGPPGQRKGSVNSRLGRAAAIQVTSPRGPGRTRVFRRRDTGAAARGGGANAGRIGLQGRIGQPQQQQPRGRSRNRMPRNANGGNPQQQRGRSQSRNRRQNQNQNQNQKGRSRSRSNRRNRSRSRGRNEHSCNCQYRLKIGHSQVFPVFFAEIGRQPAKSKEQLDMELDQYMSNSNSN, from the exons ATGGAGTCGCAAGTTGTggacaaaattcacattaacAATTCAACGAGTATCTCGTTGAATGATCGCTTTACGTTCATGCAAAATGTCACGGGGCCTCTCCAGAGAGCCTCCCGTGAACGCTCACGTTCTCGTTCACGATCACGCTCTCGCTCACGCACGCGCAACTTTGGACGTGAGCAGAATATCCAGCGGAACAATGCTAATGTTCTGGGAGGCTCCGCCCGCAGCATGAATCTCATCAAGCGTCTAACCCAGAAGCACAATCTTCTGTCCGAAATTGCCTTGCGAAGG AGAAATTTTCGCAACGGTGGCGGTGCCCCAATGAGGCCACAAATTGCCAATCAGCGCCGCAATCTAAATGCTCTCAAGAGAGCCGCGAAGGCTTTCAATGTTCAACCGAATGGTAGACGCCTCTCGAGAGCCAATAGTTTGTCCAATCTTGCAAC TGTGACAGACCAATTTAGTGGCGGCAGATTGAGTCGCACATCATCCATGTCCAATATTGCAAATCGCATTGGGCAGAGGCGCCGAGGAGGACCACCGAATGTCAGGGGTGGACAGTTGCAGAGGACAAATTCGCAGAGGAACTTGAGACGAATGGGCAGCAAGCAGAACATCAATAATTTCACACCGAAGCGTCTGCAGAATAAAGGAGCAGGAGGAGGACCTCCGGGACAGAGGAAGGGATCTGTCAACAGTCGTCTGGGAAGAGCTGCTGCCATTCAGGTGACATCACCAAGGGGACCTGGACGTACTCGTGTCTTCCGCAGGAGGGATACAGGAGCGGCGGCAAGAGGAGGCGGTGCCAATGCTGGAAGGATCGGTTTGCAAGGAAGAATTGGACAACCGCAGCAACAACAGCCAAGAGGAAGATCCAGGAATAG GATGCCGCGCAATGCCAATGGTGGTAATCCACAGCAACAACGAGGACGTTCACAGTCACGCAATCGGCGTCAGAATCAGAATCAAAATCAGAATCAGAAGGGCAGAAGTAGGAGCAGGAGCAATAGGCGCAACAGAAGCCGAAGCCGTGGACGTAATGAACATTCTTGTAACTGCCAATACCGTCTGAAGATCGGACATTCTCAAGTATTTCCTGTTTTCTTTGCAGAAATTGGTCGACAACCGGCAAAGAGTAAGGAGCAATTGGATATGGAATTGGATCAGTACATGTCGAATAGCAATTCGaattaa
- the LOC129799625 gene encoding serine/arginine repetitive matrix protein 2-like isoform X2, with translation MESQVVDKIHINNSTSISLNDRFTFMQNVTGPLQRASRERSRSRSRSRSRSRTRNFGREQNIQRNNANVLGGSARSMNLIKRLTQKHNLLSEIALRRRNFRNGGGAPMRPQIANQRRNLNALKRAAKAFNVQPNGRRLSRANSLSNLATVTDQFSGGRLSRTSSMSNIANRIGQRRRGGPPNVRGGQLQRTNSQRNLRRMGSKQNINNFTPKRLQNKGAGGGPPGQRKGSVNSRLGRAAAIQVTSPRGPGRTRVFRRRDTGAAARGGGANAGRIGLQGRIGQPQQQQPRGRSRNRMPRNANGGNPQQQRGRSQSRNRRQNQNQNQNQKGRSRSRSNRRNRSRSRGQIGRQPAKSKEQLDMELDQYMSNSNSN, from the exons ATGGAGTCGCAAGTTGTggacaaaattcacattaacAATTCAACGAGTATCTCGTTGAATGATCGCTTTACGTTCATGCAAAATGTCACGGGGCCTCTCCAGAGAGCCTCCCGTGAACGCTCACGTTCTCGTTCACGATCACGCTCTCGCTCACGCACGCGCAACTTTGGACGTGAGCAGAATATCCAGCGGAACAATGCTAATGTTCTGGGAGGCTCCGCCCGCAGCATGAATCTCATCAAGCGTCTAACCCAGAAGCACAATCTTCTGTCCGAAATTGCCTTGCGAAGG AGAAATTTTCGCAACGGTGGCGGTGCCCCAATGAGGCCACAAATTGCCAATCAGCGCCGCAATCTAAATGCTCTCAAGAGAGCCGCGAAGGCTTTCAATGTTCAACCGAATGGTAGACGCCTCTCGAGAGCCAATAGTTTGTCCAATCTTGCAAC TGTGACAGACCAATTTAGTGGCGGCAGATTGAGTCGCACATCATCCATGTCCAATATTGCAAATCGCATTGGGCAGAGGCGCCGAGGAGGACCACCGAATGTCAGGGGTGGACAGTTGCAGAGGACAAATTCGCAGAGGAACTTGAGACGAATGGGCAGCAAGCAGAACATCAATAATTTCACACCGAAGCGTCTGCAGAATAAAGGAGCAGGAGGAGGACCTCCGGGACAGAGGAAGGGATCTGTCAACAGTCGTCTGGGAAGAGCTGCTGCCATTCAGGTGACATCACCAAGGGGACCTGGACGTACTCGTGTCTTCCGCAGGAGGGATACAGGAGCGGCGGCAAGAGGAGGCGGTGCCAATGCTGGAAGGATCGGTTTGCAAGGAAGAATTGGACAACCGCAGCAACAACAGCCAAGAGGAAGATCCAGGAATAG GATGCCGCGCAATGCCAATGGTGGTAATCCACAGCAACAACGAGGACGTTCACAGTCACGCAATCGGCGTCAGAATCAGAATCAAAATCAGAATCAGAAGGGCAGAAGTAGGAGCAGGAGCAATAGGCGCAACAGAAGCCGAAGCCGTGGAC AAATTGGTCGACAACCGGCAAAGAGTAAGGAGCAATTGGATATGGAATTGGATCAGTACATGTCGAATAGCAATTCGaattaa
- the LOC129799625 gene encoding serine/arginine repetitive matrix protein 2-like isoform X3 → MESQVVDKIHINNSTSISLNDRFTFMQNVTGPLQRASRERSRSRSRSRSRSRTRNFGREQNIQRNNANVLGGSARSMNLIKRLTQKHNLLSEIALRRRNFRNGGGAPMRPQIANQRRNLNALKRAAKAFNVQPNGRRLSRANSLSNLATVTDQFSGGRLSRTSSMSNIANRIGQRRRGGPPNVRGGQLQRTNSQRNLRRMGSKQNINNFTPKRLQNKGAGGGPPGQRKGSVNSRLGRAAAIQVTSPRGPGRTRVFRRRDTGAAARGGGANAGRIGLQGRIGQPQQQQPRGRSRNRMPRNANGGNPQQQRGRSQSRNRRQNQNQNQNQKGRSRSRSNRRNRSRSRGRNEHS, encoded by the exons ATGGAGTCGCAAGTTGTggacaaaattcacattaacAATTCAACGAGTATCTCGTTGAATGATCGCTTTACGTTCATGCAAAATGTCACGGGGCCTCTCCAGAGAGCCTCCCGTGAACGCTCACGTTCTCGTTCACGATCACGCTCTCGCTCACGCACGCGCAACTTTGGACGTGAGCAGAATATCCAGCGGAACAATGCTAATGTTCTGGGAGGCTCCGCCCGCAGCATGAATCTCATCAAGCGTCTAACCCAGAAGCACAATCTTCTGTCCGAAATTGCCTTGCGAAGG AGAAATTTTCGCAACGGTGGCGGTGCCCCAATGAGGCCACAAATTGCCAATCAGCGCCGCAATCTAAATGCTCTCAAGAGAGCCGCGAAGGCTTTCAATGTTCAACCGAATGGTAGACGCCTCTCGAGAGCCAATAGTTTGTCCAATCTTGCAAC TGTGACAGACCAATTTAGTGGCGGCAGATTGAGTCGCACATCATCCATGTCCAATATTGCAAATCGCATTGGGCAGAGGCGCCGAGGAGGACCACCGAATGTCAGGGGTGGACAGTTGCAGAGGACAAATTCGCAGAGGAACTTGAGACGAATGGGCAGCAAGCAGAACATCAATAATTTCACACCGAAGCGTCTGCAGAATAAAGGAGCAGGAGGAGGACCTCCGGGACAGAGGAAGGGATCTGTCAACAGTCGTCTGGGAAGAGCTGCTGCCATTCAGGTGACATCACCAAGGGGACCTGGACGTACTCGTGTCTTCCGCAGGAGGGATACAGGAGCGGCGGCAAGAGGAGGCGGTGCCAATGCTGGAAGGATCGGTTTGCAAGGAAGAATTGGACAACCGCAGCAACAACAGCCAAGAGGAAGATCCAGGAATAG GATGCCGCGCAATGCCAATGGTGGTAATCCACAGCAACAACGAGGACGTTCACAGTCACGCAATCGGCGTCAGAATCAGAATCAAAATCAGAATCAGAAGGGCAGAAGTAGGAGCAGGAGCAATAGGCGCAACAGAAGCCGAAGCCGTGGACGTAATGAACATTCTT AA
- the LOC129799620 gene encoding adenosine 3'-phospho 5'-phosphosulfate transporter 1, whose protein sequence is MENRVPDVIICVIIIATLGCIHLLSNTTRIYFGGEDSNLTLSQLVDTHAKEYGWILKLALNCFGYSCIFLPGLLIYKYTKRVRYLEKNTNEHRLIPSAIRFCFSGAEGEKHDASLSGKSSTGQGFLRECLLLTYCFLGLMACHLTWGVLQEKIMTQEYEDVDGNKSHFKDSQFLVFTNRFLAFVISGGYLFIRQRTRHRAPLYKYSFASLSNIMSAWFQYEALKFINFPTQVLAKSCKIIPVMIMGKIISKSKYEFYEYLTAGLISIGMVFFMMGSADESKASSVTTLTGIFLLTLYMIFDSFTSNWQGDLFKTYGMTSIQMMCGINLFSTLFTSASLTLQGGFMESLGFAAAHPKFIVDCIVLSISSALGQLFIFFTISSFGPVVFTIIMTVRQAIAILLSCLIYHHNISPLGILGIFVVFLAISLRVYCNQRIKAIRKRAAEMANTYNKAPRIAV, encoded by the exons ATGGAAAATCGTGTTCCAGATGTGATAATATG TGTAATTATAATTGCAACTCTCGGATGTATCCATCTACTCTCGAATACTACAAGGATCTACTTTGGTGGGGAGGATTCGAATTTAACACTTAGTCAATTGGTTGACACGCATGCAAAAGAATACGGCTGGATACTTAAATTAGCGCTGAATTGCTTCGGATATTCCTGCATATTCCTTCCCGGACTCCTCATCTACAAGTACACGAAGCGCGTGAGGTATCTGGAGAAGAATACCAATG AACATCGACTGATCCCATCTGCTATCAGATTCTGCTTCAGTGGAGCTGAAGGAGAGAAGCACGATGCTTCTCTATCAGGGAAGAGTTCAACGGGCCAAGGCTTCCTCAGAGAATGCCTTCTGTTGACTTACTGTTTCCTGGGTCTGATGGCATGTCACTTAACTTGGGGCGTTTTGCAGGAGAAAATAATGACCCAGGAATACGAAGATGTGGACGGGAATAAGAGTCATTTCAAGGACTCTCAATTTCTAGTTTTCACCAACAGATTTCTGGCATTCGTAATCTCCGGGGGATACTTATTCATCAGACAGAGAACTCGCCACAGAGCTCCGCTCTACAAGTACTCTTTTGCCTCCCTGTCCAACATCATGAGTGCCTGGTTCCAGTATGAAGCCCTCAAGTTTATCAACTTTCCCACTCAG GTCCTTGCTAAATCATGCAAAATCATCCCCGTGATGATCATGGGGAAGATTATCTCGAAGAGCAAATACGAATTCTACGAATACCTGACAGCCGGACTGATTTCCATTGGAATGGTCTTCTTTATGATGGGCTCTGCCGATGAGTCCAAAGCGTCCTCAGTGACAACCCTCACGGGAATCTTCCTTCTGACTCTCTACATGATTTTCGACAGTTTCACCTCGAATTGGCAGGGTGATCTGTTCAAGACTTACGGCATGACTTCCATCCAGATGATGTGTGGCATCAATCTCTTCAGCACTCTCTTCACCAGTGCTTCCCTGACACTCCAAGGTGGCTTCATGGAGTCCCTGGGCTTCGCAGCTGCCCATCCAAAGTTCATTGTAGACTGCATCGTGCTGTCCATTAGTTCGGCTCTTGGGCAGCTTTTTATCTTTTTCACCATTTCCAGCTTCGGCCCAGTTGTCTTTACCATCATCATGACTGTTCGCCAGGCCATTGCTATCTTGCTCTCGTGCCTGATCTATCACCACAACATCTCGCCACTTGGCATTCTGGGCATTTTTGTGGTTTTCCTGGCCATTTCGCTGCGGGTCTATTGCAATCAACGCATCAAAGCCATCAGGAAGAGGGCCGCAGAAATGGCCAATACTTATAACAAGGCACCACGCATTGCTGTTTAG
- the LOC129799643 gene encoding uncharacterized protein LOC129799643 produces MVNASLTYEILLYLNSFYFGMFGPCEVGMGVLKGVNLTYTKDSLLRDALLLVSLLIAESIRIYCGRHGSLSDHGWRVICSVFLTFPSAGAVTYLLYFQTYTLGLEYILCALLLALQITELFYALLFVLTMCRPPNYN; encoded by the exons ATGGTGAACGCCAGTTTAACCTATGAAATATTGCTCTATCTCAATTCCTTCTACTTTGGAATGTTTGGGCCCTGTGAAGTTGGAATGGGAGTCCTGAAAGGCGTGAATCTTACCTATACTAAAGATAGTTTGCTGCGAGATGCATTACTTCTAGTTTCTCTCCTCATAGCAGAATCCATCCGAATATATTGCGGTCGACACGGAAGTCTCAGTGATCATG GTTGGCGTGTTATATGTTCGGTTTTCCTCACATTTCCCAGTGCAGGCGCAGTCACATATTTACTCTACTTTCAGACCTATACCCTAG GTCTGGAATACATCCTCTGTGCCTTACTGTTGGCTCTTCAGATAACTGAATTATTTTATGCCCTCTTGTTTGTATTGACCATGTGCCGTCCaccaaattacaattaa
- the LOC129799644 gene encoding cyclin-dependent kinases regulatory subunit-like, translating to MPGDLNMIQYSEKYYDDTYEYRHVILPTEMARFVPRTHLMTETEWRNLGVQQSPGWVHYMLHSPEPHVLLFRRPLQAPAPGRSDAAQQSAVSSAL from the exons ATGCCCGGAGACTTGAATATGATTCAGTATTCAGAGAAATATTACGATGACACCTATGAATACCG GCATGTGATCCTGCCTACAGAAATGGCCAGATTTGTCCCTCGCACACATCTAATGACTGAAACTGAATGGAGGAACCTTGGGGTACAGCAGAGTCCCGGATGGGTACACTATATGCTACACTCTCCCGAGCCGCACGTTCTACTCTTCCGGAGGCCACTCCAGGCACCTGCTCCCGGGAGGAGTGATGCTGCTCAGCAGAGCGCTGTTAGCTCTGCCTTGTAA